The Mus caroli chromosome 9, CAROLI_EIJ_v1.1, whole genome shotgun sequence DNA window GTGTggtcaggagacagaaacaggctcAGGAATTGGAGGTGAGGGTCAGATGATCCAAACACAAAGGATTGAATATATGGGGTCAAGGGCCTTAGAATCAGACCAAAGGTGGAACACTGACTTTATCCGATGTGTACTGAGTGTCCTTAAAAATCCCCTTTACCTCTGCACCTCAGTCTTTCATATACGGAATGAGACAACTGGCCTAGCACATCAGAATATGGTAAGGGTTACAAGAGAAGGcatgtgtgtaccaccaagcaCAGGGCTGGTGCAAGAGAGAGGATACAAAAGATAGGTCTCTTCCTGTACTCCTTCCCTTGGGAGTACTTCCGCTGCATGGCCTCCACAGGTGAATTATGAAGGGCAGCTGGACTCCTTGGGAAAAATGCATCCCTCACAATCCTTCCTCATGTCTCCCTTCACATCTCTTAGAAAAAACAAGGAGGCTGGAACTCTCAGGTCTACCACGTCCCGTGGGGAGAGCTGCAGGCAATATGATGTCATCACTCTGTCCTTCTGACCTGCCACCCAGTCTGTGTCTTGAGCCCCTTTCCCTCAGCCCGGCATCCTTTTTTAACTGTACTAAGGAACCTAGAAAGATGGAAAACTCAACGCTAGTCATCCTGCTGGCAGGATGCAGCCATGGAATGGCGTTCCTGAGCCGGACTCGTTGGTGGACCTGCTCCAGGGCAGCCACTCTAGCAACCAGGACCTCCAAGGCTGGCTTGAGGATTTTTCGGTATCCAGGGAGGCTCTAGGGACTGCTCCCTGAGAGATCTCTATAGAGTCACCTGGAGCTCCACGAGGCTCACAGCTTGCATATACTCCCTCAAGGATATGTTTTTACTATTCTCGGGAGTGTTTGTTCAGAATCTATGGCTAGAAGATGTCATTTAGAACCTAGAAAGATttgaaaacttttaattaaaaaaaaaaaagacacaaatgcctgttttaaaaataactgtggggctggtgagatggctcagtgggtaagagcacccgactgctcttccgaaggtcaggagttcaaatcccagcaaccacatggtggctcacaaccatccataatgaaatctgactccctcttctggagtgtctgaagacagctactacagtgtacttacatataataaataaataaatctttaaaaaaaataataaaaataactgtaaGAAATAGAACATTTTCATTGGTGAGAGGTTAAAAAAACATAGTGCAGTGTGGCCACCAGTGTGGAAACGtgtgaggaaaaaggaagagaggcaaATGCTTTCAGAAGGCACGGtaaattggggggtgggggtggggggcaaccACCTATAGCTCTAACACTTGGGGATGAACTCAGGAGGAGGGCTATGagcttgaggctaacctgggctacctaGTGGGTTATATATAGGTTGGATGGGGTAAACTCCAGTGTGAGACTGTATCTTTAAACAGCAAAGGCAAACAAgacatagacagatagatagacagacaagaggccaaacaaaacaaaagccgatggtttgtttttccttttttccttctctccctgtgtTTTTCCACATTGTTGACAATGAgcatttattacattatttttttaagttgaaacccttttttaaaaacttagggggcggcaagatggctcagtgggtaagagcacactgactgctcttccgaaggtcctgaatgcaaatcctagcaaccataatggtggcttacaaccacccgtaatgaatctgacatcctcttctggtgcatctgaagacagctacagtgtactcatttataataataaataaaatctttgggccagagtgagcagggttgaccagagcaagcagaggtcctaaatccAACACCCAACAAcgacatgaaggctcacaaccatctgtacagctacagtgtactcatatacataaaataaattttaaaaaatcattaaaaaaattaaaataaaattaaaaaaaaattaggactggagagatggctcagcggttaagagcattgactgctcttccaaagatcctgagttcaaatcccagcaaccacatggtggctcacaaccatcctaagtGAGaccttctgatgtgtctgaagacagctacagtgtgcttacatataataataaataaatcttttaaaaaaatgaatgtatatgtgtttaggaGTAGGGTCATACACCATGGCGAaggtgtgtggagatcagaggaaccTGATTCCTTGAGGgacctggttctctccttccacagtgtggatcccagggattgaatgtGGGTCATCAGTCTTGGTTACAAACACCTTTCCCCCTCACTAAAGCATCTTGCAAGCcctttatacttttaaattgaaaagtaaaatttgcttcaaaaaagacagagacttaTTTAATGCTCTGGCTTTCTCCCATTACCTTAAATATATAGACCccaccacacacccccacacacacacccacacacccccccccacacacacacacactggaatgcTGTGTTCCATTCTTGAATCTTGCAATGAGAGGGACCATGAGCCTCAAATAAATGTCAGGAAGAGGAACTTTGGGAGGTCAGCATTTCTGGGCTCCCAGAGAAGAAGGTGACTTGGCTCCTTCCCAGgcaggtgggggatgggagggttgTGCTTAGGGTCTTGCACTGAGCGCAGCTTCCTGCACAGGTGGgacctgctcacccacccatgtCAGGCCCACCCACCCGTCCCCACCCAAGGATGCTGCTCACATCTTGAAATCGCTTCTCCAAAGTCAGGCGTATGTTGGTCTCGATGCTGGTccgtttcttcctcttcctgccaaACACTTCGCTGAGAGTGGGGTAGGAGCTGGGTGTGCTCGCTGAAGGGTCTGACGGGGAGGACTCTGGAGAGAGGAGCAAATGAAGctcagagatggagatggaggtcTAGCCTGCCATTGTAAACCTGAGATTTATTAGTCCTTCCACGCATCCTGCCCTGACCCCAGCAGATAATCCAGAACAGACCGGGTGATGGTTTATATTTGCTTGatccagggaatggcactattaggaggtgtggccttgttggagtagttgtgtcactgtgggcatgggcttaagactctcatcctagctgcctggaagtcaatcttctactagcagccctcagataaagatgtagaactctcagctctgcctgcaccgtgcctgcctggatgctgccatgctcccatcttgatgatgaTGGATGGAACCTCtaagcctgtaagccagccccaattaaatgttgtccttataagagttgtttggtcatggtgtctgttcacagcagtaaaaccctaactaagacagaccatATCCTGTTTCTCCAGGATGCTCTGGGCAAATGTCCCCGAGGGCACAGAGACTCTAGGTGTTCGAAGTCATGGTTCAGGGATGCCCGAACATCAGTGGCCCATGTGGGCGTAAGGGACTCAAGCAGGACTATGAGTCACACCACATGACCTATTTTAGAAGATGTGCCCATTTGTGAGTACTGAGTGAAATGGGTTTTCTCTGGCACTTAGGAACCTATACTAGCTCTGAGGCCATTTGTCCATGAGTATAAAGTGGGAGCCAAGGCTGCAAGGTAGGGGAGAACCTGTACTAAGAATACTGTAAAACCCTTCGCCAAAGACTCTAGGAACTTCCAATCAGTTCTTCCATTTGGATGTCCCAGTAAAAGTTGACTCCTGGGCAGTATGTTGAGGAGGGGGGTGACTCCCATGTACTCCTCTGAGTGAGGGGACTTACTTGAAGAGAACCATCCTGGCTACCCTCCTACCTTTACCAGTAGAATAGTAATCAATAACGCACACCTCCACTTAACAGAACCTGGCCCCGGAGAGAGGCCTGTTCCTTCCCTCTCCACATGGGCTAGACGTCTCAAGCAGGGACTAGCCTGCACCACCCACTTCCCTGGGCACACTTGACAATGTGTGGAGTCAACTGGGGAGATGAGGCATGCGCTATGGTCAATGCCTAGGTAGAGAGCCAGACCACTCACCTCCAGTGCCCTGTCCAGCCCCCAAAGACAAACAATTTTATTTGGTCCATATGTCAGAAGCCCCACCCCTActttttctgctgctgtgttcTCCATTCACTGTTCCGAATCCTCCACCCCTTGGCTTCTGGCCCTGACCCCCTGGTAGGCCTGGATCCTGACAGAATCTACCTCCTGATCACCCTTCCTCCTGACAGGCTTGTCTGGCCAGTCCTGATCATGGCAATTGCCTGTACTCTGACACCTGCTCCAGAATAGCCAAATAAAGACCTGAGGCTGGGCCTGGGATTTCTTGCCTCAGTGGGACCCTGCAGGGCCCTCTTCCTGGTCTCCTGACTGAGGCTGATCCCATACAATTTGAGTAAGTAAATCGAATCTTGCCTCTAAACAGTCATCTTGAAATAGAAGTTAACTCTAGGGTAGGGaatagactagactagactagactagactagactagactagactagactagactagactagaatAGGATAGAAGGCAAACTGTCCTGGCCATAGATGAGCCATATCTGCCAAAGGGCCCCCTCGgttataaaaatgacattttcatcTCTGTTTGCCAGTCTCCTAAGTCTCATTTCTTGGTTCGTGCCAGGCTGAAGAGGAGAAGTGATCCTATCTCTTACCTTGCTCAAGCCCATCACGCACAAACCCCCTAGAATGTCCCCTGTGGAATCTCCTGGGCCCCATTCTGTGCTTACTTCTCATTTCCCTGCTGCCCACCTGCATCAttcagccacttctccagcagCGGCTTGAGTTTGCACATGTTCTTGAAGCTCAGGTTGAGGGCCTCAAATCGCGAGATGGTAGTCTGGCTGAAGTCATTGCCATACAGCTTTCCCATCGCCAGTCCCACATCTCCCTGGGGGAGGAGtcgagagggagggaggtgagggaCAGATGTCCTTTTCTTGCCCGCATCCTCCACCATCCTAAAGCTACCACACAGTCAGAGCCCTGAGCATCTGCGCACAGCCTTGCATCTTCCCAGATCTTTTTCCTCTAGGACACAAGACCAGCTTATTTCTCCCTTGCTCTCGGCTGGGCCATGCCATTTCCTGGTCCTTATCTCGATCTCCCCAAGCAATGCCCTTGCTTTCCTTCCCACTAGCAACTCGTGCTCTATTCACAGGGAACAGGATGCAGTGTCAGGATGCTCCTGAAACCCACACTTGGGAAGACACAGCCTCTATCACACAACCCGGTTCTTCCAACTCCGGATCCCAGAGCAAACCTGTGTGAAGCCTAGCTTAATGCGTCTCTGCTTGAAGGTCTTGGCgaacttctccagctcctccaggtcAGTGGGCTCATCATTCCCTCCGGGGCCAGGCAGATGCTTGGGCCCTGGCAGGTGTTGAGGAGCGTCCAGGTGGGGCTCTAAAGAGGATCCTGACAGCCCAGGGCGCCCAACTGCCTGATAAGGAACACACACTATGGTAAGCTACAAAGACTCAACAGGACACACTGACGTGTCCACAGTTGTTACTGAAAGATTCACTTAGAAGGTGACAGGGCCTTGGGTTCACTGAGCCCTGTTGTTGCAGATGGGTGGGGATAGAGATTAGCATTTCTATGACCTGGAACAAAAACTGGGTACACAGAAAGAAGCAGGACAAGGAGGTGGGTCACTTTGGCTTTTGGTCTGTGACTCACTGACCCAGAGAAGGTGACTTCCTCTAGTCAGCTTTCCACCATAAAAGGAACTGGCAGGGTTGTTTACTGTGAGATCTGAGATCTCAGCTTGGGACAAATCTCAGCATGGGACAAGGGAAAGGTCATTTTGCTTGGCCTGTTCTTTTCCATAGAACAGAGTGATGGAGCACACAGAACAGTCACAGACTGAAGACAACAGGGGACATCTGGAAATCCAAGACATTAGTTATGAGTGTCACTTTACTGTTCTCTTTACTGAGGATGCCATCGTTGATTTtatgtatcttgttttgttttgttttgttttgttttgttttgttttgttttgttttgttttgttttgtttcaagacagggtttctctgtatagcctggctgtccgggaactcactttgtagaccaggctgacctcgaactcagaaatctgcctgcctctgcttcccgagtgctgggactctTACttgtttatgtgcatgggtgcttTCGCCTGCAGGTGTATAAGTGCACCAAGGTGTGTTCTTGGAGATCAGAAAAGGGAGTGTGaccccttagaactggagttagaggtgtttgtgagccaccccaTTAATCCTGCAAGTCACCAGGAAAACCAACTACACTATTCTGGGCCCAATTCAAAGCAAGCATTTATTgaatattaaatactgaccaagtGATGGACTTAGATGACTCCCCGGAATTTCCCAGCTAGAATTGCCTCAAGCATGTTCAGCAGCTTATGGAAACAAACCTTTAGGCCACCTGTACTTTctttcccatgaggctttgttaTTTCTCAAGAActacagttcccagcaccccaggAAGTTACCTGGTTCCTGGGCAGGTGAGGCTCACAGGTTAATTTTGGGTATTACACACCATTTggattctggaaactgaacctaggtcctcttcaagaatagcaagtgctcttaacacctgagccatctctccagctccttgagaTATCAATTATTCTACAAAGAAGAGGTGCAGTTCAGATCTTGGGGGCCAGGTACTGTGGTCCAGCACAGAGACTGCTCATTGCCTTTGAGGACAGTGGGTGTAAATcctcttgtctcttcttttttgCTTAGAGAAAGTTAAATCCCTCTTCTGTTCTGGCTTACCAGAGACTGGCATCTTCGTGAAGAAGAGGATAAGGAGTCAGACTCAAGTTAAGAAGAGCTTGCCCCGTGGTTTTTAGAAGAGGACTCTCCTAGATCAGAATGGCTAGAAACATCACAGATGAGCCCTGCTTTGCAGGAAATGAgggtcaggggtgggggatggagggaggcagcCCAAACAGGTCCTCGGAGCAAAGTTTTAGGAGCCCCTAAACATTCCTTGTCATAAATTCACCTGCTATTTCATTTGACAAACTCATTGAACAGCACAGTTGCCTCCTCTTCCAACAACTGCCTAATTATATCAGTTTGACGTCCCAGAGTTCCTTCATATATCCGTCTTTGTTCTTGCTTCTGTGACTGTTGGTCAGCCCCGACGAGGACCTTTCTACTTATATATGCATAGACAAGGTCTCTTTGTGTTCCCCaagctggttttctttttttttttttttttttttttttttttttttttttttttttttttttttttNNNNNNNNNNNNNNNNNNNNtatttatttattatatgtaagtacactgtagctgtcttcagacagcaccagaagagggcatcaggtctcattatgggtggttgtgagccaccatgtggttgctgggatttgaacttcggaccttcggaagagcagtcgggtgctcttacccactgagccatctcaccagccccccaagcTGGTTTTCAACAAGCAGGTCTCATGCCTTAGCCTCTCTGGGAGCCAGGACTACAGACAAACCATAGCACCCTGAGAAGAAGGATCCTAATCACCTTCTAAACGGCTCTTCTGACAGTCTCTTTATGCTCTAATACTAGATGCCAGCGCTGGCCCTGAGTATGCTCTAGAACCTCATAGTCATAGACTGGGGTCATAGAACGATGCCATGCTTGGGGCAcagccagaaggaagaaaagtgcATTCTCTAGCTTAGCTGCCCCCATTTCTATGAACCACTAGGTGGCGCTCCCCCTCTAGCTATCTTCTATGGACATTAGGCCTGAAAAACAGCCAGGGTTCTCCAGTGAGCCTTGGGGATTTTAGcccagagaaagaatattaaagtctATGTGGTCATTTCTGGCCATCCCTTGTAGAAACAAATCATGCATCTATATGTGCAGGCAACTTGACAGGGGATCCCTGGCAAGAAACAGACTTTTATTTCCCAATTGATAATAGGTGTTCTGTGTATGATCCACATCAGGTCTGCAGAGGGCCCTCCTGCTAGATCTCAGCCTGcttgccccccaacccccccccccccattgcagGATGTGGTCAGCTGAAGTGGTCCTAAGGTGAGGTACTGGCTTTGACACCCTGCCTTCCTTGGGACTTGAGAGAATCTGGGTAGAGCTGGGGAATATCCGCATCCCTGAGTAACTGGCTAAATCCTGAGAGAGGTAAAACCAGGGATTGTAGCTGCTGGCAGGCAGCTGGCCAGCTTGGGAGCTCCATTCTAGTGATAGGGAAAACTACCTCCTTAGGGATAGTTTGAGGTTTTCCCAGGTACTAACAGGGAGAACCCCCACAATGGGTGTCCTACTAAGGAGGGAAGACTGAGGAGTTGAAGTTTGCCCAGGGCTGAGACAATCTGAGAAGAATCAGGAGAGGTGGAGGGTAGCAGTTACCTGGGAGGCAAGGCCAGGCCCTGTCTGTGGGAGGAGTAGAGTGCTTTGTTGctgtggaaaggagagaagattCGGCTGCAGACCTGAGTGACAGGGGCGGGACAAAGggacaaaggaacaaacaaacaaacaaaacaaaatccaggcCATTTGAAAGACGAGCTGAACATTAAAACCATGCTAactgccccctcctcctgctaATCTAATCAGGTCCCATAACCCACCCTAAGCCTGCTTGAAAAGCCCTGTGGGCACTGCTAGCAATTGCCACATACTGGTGGAGGCCAACCAGATTCAGGGATAAACAGCTGTAAACAGCAGTCCCCAAAcctgtcctgcctgcctgcctgcctgcctgcctgcctgcctgcctgccgatAGCCATAGCCGATAGCTGCAAAGGCATAGTAGGGTCAACTCACTCTCCCTGAGATCTGATTAGCAGGGTGAGAAACCCTGAGGGAAGAGGACACAGGAATGACTACAGGGCCCCAGGGGGAGCCGGGTGTTTGAATCTGCCTGCAAGGGAAAACAGCCGGGATGTTTAGGCCAGCCAGATCTGTAAGGACAGAGCAAGCAGATGGTACCATATTGCCGGGAAGGGTACTAGGTCATTGGTCAGAGGCTCCTGGAGACCAAGTCATTAAACTcatgggaggcaggagagagcaagaggaaggCCAGATGCTGGGGCCTTCAAACCCCCTTGGGCAGTGCGGACTCATCTACAGGCTGCCTTGCCTAGggtcttccctctccttttgtcTTCAGGAAAAGTGCCAAGAGAAGGCCCTGCCTGTCTGGTGGCTGTGGTGTGTAGCTTCTGTCTTCTGGTGGCCAGAGTCAGCATTTCTCACTCATAGCAGGAGGGAAccacctccctacccccaccccggATTACCAAAGCTGACAATAGGGGCAGATCTCAGACACTCAGCGTAAACAAGTTCCTTGGGATATCTGCCCTGCCCAGGCAGTTCTGGATAACTAATGTACCCCATTGCTAAAGTCAGCCCTTCCGCTCTTTAGTCTCCAAAGGTCAAAAAGGTAAGAGAGGTCTTGGGGGAGCCCTGGGCTGGGAACAAAAGGCTTGAGTAGTAATTTAGCTCACACTGCATTCTGGGATGTGCAGGGGACTTGTCACACGAACGGGACCAGGCGGCCATCAATGGCCTTGTAGTGTGcagctttacatttttattttcatagaaggAAACGTAAACTTGCAGAACTTATGTAAATTTTCTACAGAAGTGCACCTAGtaatttaggggaaaaaaaaaagtttctctgacTTCACATTTTAACCTGTTTTGTTGTCCCTTCTATTGCATTATGTGCCTATGCCCATGGGTTCTGGGCCTGGGTCgtgctcacaccacacacacacacacacacagaaacaagctGAACTAATgcttatcttttctttcctagcCCAGCAGCACACATTCTAGTGCTATTCCCAGAGACCCCACTAGCTAAGGACAGGGCCTGTGTCTCAGGCAGGTGCTCAGAGTTGGGTGTAAGCTACCTGGATTTTCAAATACTCCTCTCGAGTATAAGCTATCCAGAGCTTGTACTTCCAAGAGCATCTTCAGCCCCGCTTGGCATAAGTGGGTGGAAAGGCAAGCAAAGCAGAGCAGTGTGATAATCTCAGagcattctagaacattctagtaGGTCACCAGCATGCAGTAAGGCTATCTATAGCACAAGTGTGCTCTGAGGGACAAGTCAGGAAAACAACTCAACAGACTCGCGGGCGTGTTAAGCAATGATACCTGGTGTTAGTAATACTCAGATCTGTTTGCTCAGGGTTTCCTGCCAAAGACAACCTGAACCTATTTCTATAGCCTGTGGGAGGCACTACTGTTCCATCCGGACAGAATCAAAGCCAAGCCAATGGGAGGGAAAAGGCTCAAAGCAAGCAGACTTCCAAAGAATCCGACTCATCCATCGGACTCATTTCCCAGGGAGCTTCGACTTCCTCGTGTTACCTCCACCCATGTCCCCACCATTCCGAACCTTTAGACTCAGATTCTATGAAAATGTAGTTCCAGCAAGAGCCTGGGcaggaaggagaaacaggaacactgaATGGTCTGGAGGGGCCCCACAGGGACCCCTCCCTATGTCTCAGGCACAGAAACTGGTCTTTTTCAGATAGAATTTCtatacatagcccaggctgactttgaacttgctcctcctgcctccgcctacAAGTGTGCTAGGTTTAAAGATGGCACTGTGCCTGGTTTTGTGTAATgccgggaatcaaacccagggctttccaCAGGCTAGGCAAGCTTCCTATCAGCTGAGAGCTATTCCCAGCCCCTAGCTGGTTTTCATACCAGAGGGGTGAGTAGTATCTGTGACACCCTCATGCCCAGTAAGAAACAACAGCTTTTTCTAGACTCTGGTAATGACTGTACAAAGCCCAGGGTGCTTACCTTGCTGCCCAGGTGGGGTCTGAGAAAGCAGGAACTGGGATACAGACTGCAAGTGGCCAGGGACCAGCACAAGCTGCTGGAGTGGATGGAGAGAAGCCATGTCCTACATGTGGGGAAATGCACAGATGTTATACCGTCTACAACTGGAGGGCCTGAAGCCTGCTGGGCTACGACTCTATAGTCCCTGGGGCTGCAAACTCTGGAGGTTGTGGGCAGTATCCTTGCTTCATGTTGCTGGGTGTTTTCGACCATCCATTTCCTTAAACTATCCTGTCACTTGAGTATGCTAAAAGCCACTCTTCAGTTATTTCCTGTACCTGAATCTTTCTAGAAGGTACTAGGGGATGGGGCAAACtatcagttatttttaaaaaactatttatttatttcatgtatgtgagtacactatcgctgtcttcagatgcaccagaagaggaagagggcatcagatccccattacagatggttgtaagccatcatttggttgctgggatttgaactcaggacctctggaagagcagtcagtgctcttagcaatctctccagcccgctatcagttatttttgttgttttgtttgagacgtTCTCACTCCATAGCCATGAGAGTTGCAGGCCTTGGATTTATAGTAATCCCTTCTGCTTGGGCTTCAGGacgactgggattacaggcatgctcctCCGTGCCTggctctgtggttttgttttgagacacagtttcttaTTATGTAACCTAGAgtttgctctgtagagcaggctggcctcgggttcacagagatccacctgcctctgcctcctgagttctaggatcaaaggcatgcgctgCCACCAAGCTCTATCCCAGGCTTACATTTTAATACAATCCATCCCTCCGAACCT harbors:
- the Pou2f3 gene encoding POU domain, class 2, transcription factor 3 — encoded protein: MVNLEPMHTEIKMSGDVADSTDTRSTFGQVESGNDRNGLDFNRQIKTEDLGDSLQQTLSHRPCHLSQGPTMMPGNQMSGDMASLHPLQQLVLVPGHLQSVSQFLLSQTPPGQQGLQPNLLSFPQQQSTLLLPQTGPGLASQAVGRPGLSGSSLEPHLDAPQHLPGPKHLPGPGGNDEPTDLEELEKFAKTFKQRRIKLGFTQGDVGLAMGKLYGNDFSQTTISRFEALNLSFKNMCKLKPLLEKWLNDAESSPSDPSASTPSSYPTLSEVFGRKRKKRTSIETNIRLTLEKRFQDNPKPSSEEISMIAEQLSMEKEVVRVWFCNRRQKEKRINCPVATPVKPPIYNSRLVSPSGSLGSLSVPPVHSTMPGTVTSSCSPGNNSRPSSPGSGLHASSPTASQNNSKAAMNSSSSSSFNSSGSWYRWNHPTYLH